A segment of the Salmo trutta chromosome 3, fSalTru1.1, whole genome shotgun sequence genome:
TTATAGCTTGCTGTTAAAATGGGGTTTTACCATTTATAATGTCTTACAAACCACATACATACTGGTCCCCTCAACTTCTTTCAAAAGGTGATAAGGTCAATGTGACGTCATGTGATTGTGAGTGATTCACCTGGTATGTGTATGGCAACGTGTGACTAGTTCAGGGGGAACGTCTGAGTTTCCTGGTTTTTATGTGACATGGGTAACTTGTCTTCTTCCTCTACCTGTAGTTGGTGCTCTAGTGTTTAAAGCGACAATCTGCAGTGGAACAATAACGAAGCGGCTTCCCAACCCCTGGTTTGGTGAaatgctgagggatggggctggataaatgtaatcactctcaaattcatagacagagctatggatgcaaggattgaccatccatgatatcaaaatgatagttttaaccatgttttgaggctatatagtgtttgtttacattttctttgtttacagacattggagtaaaacaagcttctattttgggttctgatcggggtacgacagttgagctaagcttatgaagcctttataagttatattcttcaagaatcaatgggtacatatcattcatttataagtggAGAAAtagatgtagcaactgctgattgcctctGTAAGCGTACTTACGCCCCACTGTACTTAATTTATTCAATTTGCGTTCTCCCATTGATCTATGTTGTACCTAGAGTCTCGGGTAGTCTATTTCCTGAAACTCAACATATTCGATTTAAATATGCTGCTCTGTTGAATATGAAGCTCTTTTTGCTCTACCACTTCAGCCATCtggtgcagggtttcccaaacccaGCTGATTCAAACAACCAACTCattatcaagctttgattatttcaatccgctgtgtagtgctagggcaaaaaaaacCCGAACGTGTACCCAggtggggccccaggaccgagtttgggaaaccctgatctagTGTGTggcgcggtgtgtgtgtgtgtgtgtgtcacagacaGATTGCTGTACCCCCTCCTGTGGGTGTGTGGTATTGTGTTTTGTAATAATGATAGACTCCGTGCCCACAGTCCCCCTCACAGCAGGAGTCAGACATAAAAGGTTTCCTCTCAGGTTGTGTGCGCGTGTTTTTCAGCACATGCTGATTGCGGCTCATACTGTGAGTGTGTCCTAGCCAGCAAGGTTCTGATTGGTGTGTGTCGCCAAACGGtgtttgtctctgtctcgctttctctctctctccggtgaGTTTTTAAAAGACTGTAATCGGAAAACGTTAGTGTGTCTGTAGGTTTGTGGGTAAACCATTGAATTTTACCAAGGGAGAATTTTGTATTGTTTTACAAATAACAGTCGAAAGCAGCCGAAAATATCacgtggaacatttctggggtaAAATAGGAGGTATTTCCCAAATATGAAACCTCACACTGTAAACTCTGGCTTTTGATTCACTCAATGACAATGCCTTCACGTCCATGGAAATGAGATACTGTTGAGAAAGACTCACAAATCCAGTATTGGCTTTTCATATTTAACATCAGTGCATTCAGCCCAAATACAAATCAATGGGTTCACAGAGTGAAAGTACTTGTATGGAAGTCATAAGAGATACTAGAATGGACATGCCCTTTAAAAGCAACATTCCGTGGTGGGTTCCCCCTGTCCACCATATTGAGTGAACCCTTTAGAAATGATTGGAACAATTACTCATCCCAATACGATGGCTGACCATTGTCCCCCACCCCTGTCTCCTCCGCCCTCTTTTCTGTAGGTGTGGTCCCCTCCTTGTCGCCCCTCCCCCTTGGCTTTGTAGACTGTGTGGAGGCAGAGAGGGGGTGTAAGGAAGACCCCCGGTGTAAGGAGCTGTACATGACCCTGGAGTACTGTGCATCCGAGGAGGCGGTGGCGCCGCTGGGGAACAAGGCCAGCATAGAGTGCCTGGAGGCCCTGAGCAGCCTGCACTACCTCCCTCTGTTGGCCTGCAAGTGTCAGCGCGGCGCACGCAGAGAGGAGCACTGCCTCAAAGTTTACTGGAGCATCAGGATCCTGCAGGGTGAGTGTGTGTCCGCGCGTGTGTGTATGAGTTTCTAAAAAACGTGGTAGGTGTAGACGTGCATGGGTGTCACCAAGTGTGTATGTTTGATTACTAGCTTGTAGAGGGAAGGGGGCAGTTTACATTGGTTCTTGACCCACCGTTTGGCCAATACTACGTTAGACCCCTGGCCATCCTCTGTGACACATCTCTATAGCCACCGTGTTTTGCCACTGATGCTACAGTCACAGCATGGCCACGCATCTGACTATCAGgcctctgtcccaaatggcaccctattccctacataatgggCACACTATTCCccataggtcctggtcaaaagtagtgcactaatatatatatatatatatatatatatatatggaattgggtaccatttgggactcgCTGTCAGTGAGAGTTAATGACAGCTAATGGAGCTATCCCCCATGCTCCGTTAGTCACCATGCATACGGTAATTGCACAGCACTCTTCTCTAACACAGAACAGAGTTCTCTCCCCTACCGTGTCATTAAGGAAAACAGTACACAGGGATTTACATGAACAGATTAGTAgatttatatactgaacaaaaaatataaaggcaacatgcaacaatttcaatgattttactgagttacagttcatgtaaagaaatcagtcaattgaaataaataaattaggccctaatctacagttttcacatgactgggcaggggcgcagccatgggtgggcctgggagggcataggccaacccactggggagccaggcccagccaatcagaattcgtttttcccccacttaaaggctttattacagacagaattactcctcagttttatcagctgtccgggcggctggtctcagacgatcccgcagtggaagaagccagatgtggaggtcctgggctggcgtggttacacgtggtctgaggttATGAGGCCGGTTAGAAGTTCTGCCAAATACTCTAAAACGATGTTGTAGGCGGCTTACGGTAGAAAAATCTACactaaattctctggcaacagctctggtggacattcctgcagtcagcttgccaattgcacactcactcaaagcttgagacatctgtggcattgagttgtgtgacaaaactgcacattttagagtggcctttattgtccccagcacaaggtgcacctgtgtaatgatcatgctgtttaatccgcttcttgatatgtcacacctgtcaggtggatggattatcttggcaaaggagaaatgctctctaacatggatgtaaacaaatttgtggacagaatttgagagaaataagctttttgtgcgtatggaacatttctaggattttttatttcagctcatgaaacatgggaccaacactctacatgttgagtttatatttttgttcagtgtagttaggtTGTACTGTAATTAGTTCAGATCTGGAACATGCCTATAATTAGGTAAATTAAAGAAATACACTGCTGAAGTAGCTTTTAAGACCACACTAGAGTAGAGTTGAAGTGTACTGAGACTAAAGACTAAGTTGTGGGTGGATGCTAACCGCCAATTCAGACAAGACTCCAATGAACATTTGACCATTTATTGTAGCACCAAAAACCGTTCCAGCACAGATGGCAAATGCATGAATGAGGACTGGTAAAATTATGGTTTCTGCCATAGACAGAGACAAGTATTAGTGTTCACAAACATCAATGGAACATAATTAGCATAAAGGCGAAAGCATAAAAGATTACATACTGTGAACTTCCAGAGTAAACAATAGCGTAACATGTCAAAAGGCACAGGTAATACACTCACTTGGTCATGAACGTATCCTGGATGAGAGTCCTCTGATGGCTGCCAAACCAAAGACTGTATGGTGTGCTTGGCAGCCATCTTTATAGGGTCGGGTGACAGGTCACCTGATGGGTCAACTGACCAGGAGGCAATCTTGGCCATCTAGTGTATTCACGTTGATGAATTCATGAACAGCCGACCCCTTAGTAGTGCAGCTAATTCATTATTCCCATCGGACTCAAGTCATCTGTAGCACTTCCTGGGGCTGTATGGACAGATTACTTGCTGCAAGGCCCTGTTCTGGCTGAGCTGTTGTGGCTGACTGTTGCAGCTCGGGTATGGAGGAGTTGACCACAGTTACTGGTTGGCAGAGAAAGTGACCATCTTGGCTGCCCTGTTGACTCCCGAACTCGTGCTCCTTGGGGCATGAACGGCTCCGGCCGCCCCATGAGAAGATCTTTGATGGCTGGAGTAAATGCCTGTTGGCTCCTTTTCTGGAGGCCATGGTTGGGTAGGTAGAGCTGGATACAGGTCAGGTATTAGCAGAGGGTAGATTGCCTGAGCCGAGTCTAGAGCAGTTAAGGTCTGAAAGGTACTGGGAGCTCCTAGGAACTGGGATTAGGCCAGTTGATCTAGACCTGGAAAGAGCTGAGGGCAAACTAGCTGAGCTGCTGGCCTGTATACTGAACTCAAGGGTTGTGGTAGCATTCAAAGCTGGTCCGCAGTTATATCTCCTTCTGGGGGTGACTGGTTGGAGCTGCTTGAATAGGCTTGTACTTGACTTGCAGAGAGAGCTGCCCTATACTTTAGTTGGTCTGCTGCTGCCTTAAGGGAACCTGGGGCAGAGGTTCTCAATTGTTGAGATTGAAGCTCGTCTTCGTCCCTTGGGTTGAGGGGCTCAGCTTCCGTGCTGAGCTCAGAGTCTCTTGGTGGTTTCAGACATTGCACTGAGGCTTGAGACTGGTTGTCTGAATCGAAGGGGTCACCTTGGCTTCTGAGTTTGTAAGGTACTTTCTCTTGGAAAGCCTGTGGCAGTTCTTCCCTTTCTCCCTGGGTAGCATTATAAGTGCTGTCAGACTGAGCGGGGGTTTCTGGACTGGGCACAGAGGTTCGCCTGCATGCACTAGTGACTAGTTGTGTCCTGTCTGTGCTGCCTAGGTCCTATATAATTGTAAAAAATTTAAATAGTATACTTCAaagggtcttaaaattcaaaatcaaagaactaaatgatccttggtattgccttcttaaaacaattccatatcgCTTAGACAGGACTTAGACTGTAATGGTTAACAACAATTACCAAAATCCTTTGGTCTTCCTGTGGCAGTTTTTTCCGGCTCAGAGAGGAAAAGTTGAAGTGGGAGGTTTCACTTGCCAAAATCAGTCCAaaaaataagcccaatgcgtttctatgggctgaTTTATGGACCTAAACTTGACGCCTGCTTTCCTGCCTTTGAgacaatgactcccattgttagggcggagacataagcatctcgtcattatatacagatctctggaagGATACACTTTTACGCCTGCcacgttaggttagatacacagaCCACATGAGAGAGGGATATACACAAcaatgagagggacagagaccgTTTGTGAAAGTATGCCTTACCTACTTTGAAGAACTTGTAAAAGGAtcgtcagacagctctgcagcatacttaAGCAGGCTTGACTGGATACAGCccaaataggatgactaaagacagtacagtatggggaacaCAGCCATCTTTATAGGGTCATCTGACCCTCATGAATGGTAAATGTACCCATGATGGAATTTAGACTAGGTGTTATTATGATGTTGGTAGCAGGTGTGTGATGTTTTAACGAGATGTTGGCTGAGGGCTCTGAGTCCCTGTTATGATGTGACGCTTCCGTGTGTGTTTGATTATGTTGTGATTCTGTGTCTCCTGTGGTGTTGGGAGATTATGATGCGATTCGGTCTACTGTCGTGTTCTTTTCAGGTTACGTGGTGATCTCTCCTGCATTTGTCATGTTTAGGTTGCGATGTGACATCATGATGTTAGGTTGTAATATGACTCTGCCTcccatgttattattattaggttGTAATGTGATGTTCTCCTCTGTGATCATGAAGGTTATGATGACTTTGAGGGGTCTCCCTATGAGGACTCGCCGCTGGAGTCTTCTCGAATGTCCTCCTTagtggcagcaggtagcctgCAGCACAATCATTTATTACCCTCAGGCACTCCTGATCAATACACTATTAAACCCTATCACCAATCAATCCACTCATCTCTACAGCGCTCAAGTGAGCAGATTTTCACTTTCtctcccctttctttctctctctgttgctcccctctatctctctctctccccttctctctctctctccttccccatacCTGCCTCTATATCTGTCCACCTCTATCTTTCCccatccccatctccctctctctcagcctcctctcttcttctagaTGGACAGAACGTATGTCTGAAGGCAGCCCAGGACTGTGGTCTGTATGAGAAATGCGGCTCCCTGAGGTCTGAGTACGTCCTGGCCTGCACCAAGCATGCCCCGGGCTCGGACCACTGCAACAGGCAGAAGTGCCACCGGGCGCTGCGGCGCTTCCTGGAGCGCGTTCCGGAGGAGTACAGCCTGGGGTTGCTGTTCTGCCCCTGTACTGACAAACTGTGTGGGGAGAGACGCAGGAAGACCATTGTCCCTTCCTGTTCCTACCAGGAGAGAGACTGGATACAGCCCAACTGTCTGCTTCTGCAGAGCTTCTGCAGGAAGGACCAACTCTGCAGGTCAGACAAACActatatgtacacacacaaaacacaaaccttTTTGCTCCTAGAAGCACTctcattcgtgtgtgtgtgtgtgtgtgattcaggTCCAGACTGGCTGATTTCCAGCATAACTGCCAGCCCTCTGGCCATTCCCCTTCTGGCTGTCTCAGAGAGAGTGGAGCTGTGTGCCTCAAATCCTACGCCGGACTGATCGGtaagagagagcgtgagagagggaggggagaggaggggtgaaatAGCCTTAAGTGCAGAAGTCAGTCTGGTTCCACGAGGCTTGAGGAGAAAGGGGGATGCAGCGAAGTATGAAGGATGGAGAGGGgtgagatgagggaggagagaaacagagagactcaaagaaaagagagagtgatAAAGATGGCAGAGAGTGTGTTAGCGGATCGTGTCAGGAATGTGTCAGTGGGCCAGCCTTAGGAACTTTTGCAGTAGGAGTTGACTTTGGTAACCTTTGACCTCCTCCAGGCACCATCATGACCCCCAACTACGTCAGCAACAGCACTGTGGATGTGAACTTGTGGTGCAACTGCGAGGGCAGTGGCAACCAATGGCAGGACTGCCTGAGGATTCAGCACATGTTCACCAACAACGCCTGTCTGGGTTAGTCTGTTCATCACCCATATGAGTatgtactgttgaagtcggaagtttacatacacttaggttggagtcattaaaactattttttcaaccactcaaccactatagttttggctagtcggttaggacatattctttgtgcgtgacacaagtaatttttccaacaattgtttacagacagattatttcacttataattcactgtatcacaattccagtgggtcagaagtttacatacacaaagttgactgtgcctttaaacagcttggaaaattccagaaaatgatttcatggctttagaagcttctgataggcaaattgacattatttgagtcaattggaggtgtacctgtggatgtatttcaaggcctagcttaaaacttgcttgacataatgggaaaatcaaaagaattcagccaagacctcagaaaaaaattgtagacctccacaagtctggttcatccttgggagcaatttccaaacacctgaaggtaccacgttcatctgtacaaacaatagtacgcaagtataaacaccataggaccacgcagccgtcataccgctcaggaaggagacgcgttctgtctcctacagatgaatgtactttggtgcgaaaagtgaaaatcaatcccataacaacagcaaagtaccttgtgaatatgctggaggaaacaggtacaaaatgatctatatccacagtaaaacgagtactatatcgacataacctgaaaggccgctcagcaaggaagaagccactgctccaaaaccaccattaaaaagccagactacggtttgcaactgcatgtggggacaaagatcgtactttttggagaaatgtcctctggtctgatgaaacaaaaatagaactgtttggccataatgaccatcattatgtttggaggaaaaagggggagacatgcaagttgaagaacaccatcccaaccgtgaagcacgggggtggcagcatcatgttgtgggggtgctttgttgcaggagggactggtgcacttcacaaaatagatggcatcatatggaaagaaaattatgtggatatattgaagctacatctcaagacatcagtcaggaagttaaagcttggtcgcaaatgggtcttccaaatggacaatgaccccaagcatacttctaaagttgtggcaaaatggctttaaggacaacaaagtcaaggtattggagtgtccatcacaaagccctgacctcaatcccatcgaaaagttgtgggcagaactgaaaaagcgtgtgcaagcaaggaggcctacaaacctgacttagttacaccagctctgtcaggaggaatgggccaaaattcacccaacttattgtgggaagcttgtggaaggctacccgaaacgtttgacccaagttaaacaatttaagggcaatgctaccaaatactaattgagtgtatgtaaacttctgacccactgggaatgtgatgaatgaaataaaagctggaataaatcattctctctactattattctgacatttcacattcttaaaataaagtggtgatcctaactgacctaagacagggaattatttctaggattaaatgtcaggaattgtgaaaaactgagtttaaatgtatttggttaaggtgtatgtaaacttccgacttcaactgtatctcaatCAAGCAACTGTCAGACCAATCAATCAATGCACTTTACATGAGGCAAACAATCAATTTACTGCTTGACACTGCAATCCATCAATCTGTCAAATAGTtaaacactcagacacacactcgCTCTCATGCACGGATGtgaatactcacacacacacacacacacacacacacacacacacacacacacgt
Coding sequences within it:
- the gfra3 gene encoding GDNF family receptor alpha-3 isoform X2, which encodes MLLLGILLNIFIRGVVPSLSPLPLGFVDCVEAERGCKEDPRCKELYMTLEYCASEEAVAPLGNKASIECLEALSSLHYLPLLACKCQRGARREEHCLKVYWSIRILQGYDDFEGSPYEDSPLESSRMSSLVAAASSLLLDGQNVCLKAAQDCGLYEKCGSLRSEYVLACTKHAPGSDHCNRQKCHRALRRFLERVPEEYSLGLLFCPCTDKLCGERRRKTIVPSCSYQERDWIQPNCLLLQSFCRKDQLCRSRLADFQHNCQPSGHSPSGCLRESGAVCLKSYAGLIGTIMTPNYVSNSTVDVNLWCNCEGSGNQWQDCLRIQHMFTNNACLENSISTMGSSPPRPVESTFPPPSRPSPLDQQNELSNNAQNELSNNAQDELSNNAVEQSEEEEDVEEEGQFDVIPLYAEKATVSNLGSGGGGVSPRLSIGPPPSLLLLLLLLSASLSWG
- the gfra3 gene encoding GDNF family receptor alpha-3 isoform X1 — protein: MLLLGILLNIFIRGKMKEGVVPSLSPLPLGFVDCVEAERGCKEDPRCKELYMTLEYCASEEAVAPLGNKASIECLEALSSLHYLPLLACKCQRGARREEHCLKVYWSIRILQGYDDFEGSPYEDSPLESSRMSSLVAAASSLLLDGQNVCLKAAQDCGLYEKCGSLRSEYVLACTKHAPGSDHCNRQKCHRALRRFLERVPEEYSLGLLFCPCTDKLCGERRRKTIVPSCSYQERDWIQPNCLLLQSFCRKDQLCRSRLADFQHNCQPSGHSPSGCLRESGAVCLKSYAGLIGTIMTPNYVSNSTVDVNLWCNCEGSGNQWQDCLRIQHMFTNNACLENSISTMGSSPPRPVESTFPPPSRPSPLDQQNELSNNAQNELSNNAQDELSNNAVEQSEEEEDVEEEGQFDVIPLYAEKATVSNLGSGGGGVSPRLSIGPPPSLLLLLLLLSASLSWG